The following proteins are encoded in a genomic region of Gopherus flavomarginatus isolate rGopFla2 chromosome 14, rGopFla2.mat.asm, whole genome shotgun sequence:
- the APRT gene encoding adenine phosphoribosyltransferase, giving the protein MVSSALSRLLPPGSARGVGPAEGRLRSAGGAGGSMSGEPGARRRLLEERVRAFPDFPAPGVLFRDISPLLKDPIAFRTVIDILEAHLKTHYPQIDFIAGLDSRGFLFGPVLAQRLGIGCVLIRKKGKLPGPTESVSYALEYGQAELEIQSDALEPGEKVVLVDDLLATGGTMCAACELMKKLKAEVLECVVVIELKSLKGAEKLKPFPVYSLLQYD; this is encoded by the exons ATGGTTTCCTCCGCACTCTCCCGTCTCCTCCCCCCGGGCAGCGCGCGAGGCGTTGGGCCGGCCGAGGGGCGCCTGCGCAGTGCGGGAGGTGCAGGCGGCAGCATGAGCGGGGAGCCGGGCGCGCGGCGGCGCCTGCTGGAGGAGCGGGTCCGGGCCTTCCCGGACTTCCCCGCCCCCGGGGTGCTCTTCCg TGATATCAGCCCTTTGCTAAAGGATCCTATAGCCTTCAGGACTGTGATTGATATTTTGGAAGCTCATTTGAAGACACACTATCCACAGATCGACTTCATTGCGG GTCTGGATTCTCGTGGTTTCCTCTTTGGCCCAGTTCTGGCACAGAGACTAGGAATTGGCTGTGTGTTAATACGAAAAAAGGGGAAGCTTCCGGGTCCCACAGAATCTGTCTCATACGCTCTTGAATATGGCCAG GCTGAACTTGAAATCCAGAGCGATGCCTTGGAACCAGGAGAGAAAGTGGTCCTCGTTGATGACCTGCTTGCGACTGGAG GTACCATGTGTGCAGCCTGTGAGCTGATGAAGAAGCTGAAGGCTGAAGTCCTAGAGTGTGTGGTGGTCATAGAGTTAAAATCTCTGAAAGGGGCAGAAAAACTGAAACCCTTCCCTGTCTACTCTCTGCTGCAATATGACTAA